Proteins co-encoded in one Kribbella qitaiheensis genomic window:
- a CDS encoding TIGR01777 family oxidoreductase codes for MKYVLAGSSGFLGKALTRDLVADGHEVIRLVRRTPSQPDEVRWDPAAGQLDPAALVDADVLVNLAGANIGRPWTPTYRKTIRESRVSTTATLAAAAATLDRRPVFITQSGIGGYGKDCGDRTLTEDSELGEGFLADVVRLWEGAADPARAAGCRVASLRTGVVIARDAPAFRLLSLPFRLGFGGRLGSGNQYFPVVSLTDWLRAVRFVAEHDELSGPVNIALPTPVTNQDFTTALAKTLHRPALFPVPSFVLTTLLGEFGWELIGSKRALPTKLLTANFTFTHPTAPQALTASLTNPA; via the coding sequence ATGAAGTACGTACTGGCCGGTTCGTCCGGCTTCCTGGGCAAGGCACTCACCCGCGACCTGGTTGCCGACGGCCACGAGGTGATCCGGCTGGTACGGCGTACGCCGAGCCAACCCGACGAGGTCCGCTGGGACCCCGCCGCCGGTCAACTCGATCCCGCGGCACTCGTCGACGCCGACGTTCTGGTGAACCTCGCCGGCGCGAACATCGGCCGGCCCTGGACCCCGACGTACCGCAAGACCATCCGCGAGAGTCGCGTCAGTACGACGGCAACTCTCGCCGCCGCGGCCGCAACGCTCGATCGCCGACCGGTGTTCATCACGCAGAGCGGGATCGGTGGCTACGGCAAGGACTGCGGCGACCGCACCCTGACCGAAGACTCCGAACTCGGCGAAGGCTTCCTCGCCGACGTAGTCCGCCTCTGGGAAGGCGCCGCCGACCCCGCCCGAGCCGCAGGCTGCCGGGTCGCATCCCTCCGCACCGGAGTCGTCATCGCCCGCGATGCCCCCGCCTTCCGCCTTCTGTCGCTGCCCTTCCGGCTCGGTTTCGGCGGCCGCCTCGGCTCAGGCAACCAGTACTTCCCAGTGGTCTCCCTGACCGACTGGCTCCGCGCAGTCCGCTTCGTCGCCGAACACGACGAGCTCAGCGGCCCGGTGAACATAGCCCTCCCAACCCCAGTAACGAACCAGGACTTCACCACCGCCCTGGCCAAGACCTTGCACCGCCCAGCCCTCTTCCCAGTCCCGTCCTTCGTCCTCACCACCCTGCTCGGCGAATTCGGCTGGGAACTGATCGGCAGCAAACGCGCCCTCCCCACCAAGCTCCTCACCGCCAACTTCACCTTCACCCACCCCACCGCCCCCCAAGCCCTAACCGCCAGCCTCACGAACCCCGCCTAA
- the lipB gene encoding lipoyl(octanoyl) transferase LipB, which yields MREIKYVRAGFGTDAVEYEQAWAEQRRLHAAVAEGSGSDTVILLEHPPVYTAGKRTEPQERPLDGTPVVDVDRGGKITWHGPGQLVGYPIVKLASHVYVVDYVRRLEEALIAVCADLGVKTGRVKGRSGVWVPADDCGRERKIAAIGIRVAQSVTMHGFALNCDNDLSWFDRIVPCGISDADVTTLTKELGRQVAIAEVLDSVERHLTEVLAWDPYERTPDLEHTEPAVSTGITYGLTAAPVS from the coding sequence GTGCGTGAGATCAAGTATGTGAGGGCTGGGTTCGGCACCGACGCGGTTGAGTACGAGCAGGCGTGGGCGGAGCAACGCCGCCTGCACGCGGCAGTTGCCGAGGGCAGCGGATCGGACACTGTCATCCTGCTCGAGCATCCGCCGGTGTATACGGCGGGCAAGCGCACGGAGCCGCAGGAGCGACCGCTGGACGGTACGCCGGTTGTCGACGTGGATCGCGGCGGCAAGATCACCTGGCATGGGCCGGGGCAACTGGTCGGCTACCCGATCGTCAAACTTGCTTCCCATGTGTACGTCGTGGATTACGTCCGGCGGCTCGAGGAAGCTCTCATTGCCGTGTGCGCCGATCTGGGTGTGAAGACCGGTCGGGTGAAGGGACGCAGTGGGGTCTGGGTCCCGGCGGACGACTGTGGGCGTGAGCGCAAGATCGCGGCGATCGGGATCCGGGTCGCGCAAAGCGTCACCATGCATGGGTTCGCGCTGAACTGCGACAACGACCTCAGCTGGTTCGATCGGATCGTGCCGTGCGGGATCTCGGATGCCGACGTCACCACTCTCACCAAGGAGCTGGGCCGCCAGGTCGCCATCGCCGAGGTGCTCGACTCGGTTGAACGCCACCTGACCGAGGTGCTCGCCTGGGACCCGTACGAACGCACCCCCGACCTGGAGCACACCGAGCCCGCGGTCTCGACCGGCATCACCTACGGCCTCACCGCCGCCCCGGTGTCCTAA
- a CDS encoding serine/threonine-protein kinase: MALEDIAGYSLRRDLGSGATGTVWLLRDLGSGRHAVLKRIPAAKVPAVEQFRQDLALTRSLDNPHIARLLDVRQTDRDWLLFSQYVPAGSLASLLERREPLSTGELVTLLSPLAQALAVIHHAGLTHGNLTPANVMLDAEGRPVLTDVGLRTLTHPSATPQSDLDSLAQIALTAGANPRIFTPTIFTAPAHQVATRILHLAQPTPITSLANPPDGPGAANGSPPAGSNSGSVSGGSDDPDGRTGTSATAGGADPGAGVLNGNGQGPRRKPPKDGSSQHAREPFSPTPTDAATDPATTTVTSGGADSSPKPPTEGSTRGTRRRQPTTVGRLPKARTGGRRGLANDELTGGDAGGRQRLKSLDGQRHSAEKVTTGVRSVGTGSDQPPGLAFGSADLGSEAGGGDQSPGVVYATGAVAGGPYPNSRRTPGGPRRRGGARGTRSRRTRRGLRLRLREAIGGRAPAYGVLAAAGAAALVVLLLGLITVGVLGGGASTAASTGSAEAPTTDASQSPPPSSAVTPTTSSAPALPSAAVSTAPGADWPTPWLDVLRALDRQRSSAFNSGSDTGLDSVYVRGSVPWKADKSLLATYRTQHLRIENLTIEIRSLLIESEETDRAVLQVVDRLTSGAAVDQAGRRTTFPPGKPTSRRITLQTTTPGTWRITQITTL; this comes from the coding sequence ATGGCACTCGAAGACATCGCCGGCTACAGCTTGCGCCGCGACCTCGGGTCCGGCGCGACCGGCACCGTCTGGCTGCTCCGAGACCTCGGTTCCGGCCGGCACGCCGTGCTCAAACGCATCCCGGCAGCCAAGGTCCCGGCCGTCGAGCAGTTCCGCCAGGACCTCGCCCTGACCCGCTCCCTCGACAACCCGCATATCGCCCGCCTACTAGACGTACGCCAAACCGACCGCGACTGGCTCCTCTTCAGCCAGTACGTCCCAGCCGGCTCCCTAGCGAGCCTCCTGGAACGCCGCGAACCACTCTCCACAGGAGAACTGGTCACCCTGCTCAGCCCCCTCGCGCAAGCCCTAGCTGTGATCCATCACGCCGGCCTAACCCACGGCAACCTCACCCCCGCCAACGTGATGCTCGACGCCGAAGGCCGCCCAGTCCTCACCGACGTAGGCCTCCGCACCCTCACCCACCCATCCGCAACCCCTCAGTCCGACCTCGACTCGCTCGCCCAAATCGCCCTCACCGCCGGCGCCAACCCCCGCATCTTCACCCCCACGATCTTCACCGCCCCCGCCCACCAAGTCGCCACCCGCATCCTCCACCTCGCCCAACCCACCCCAATAACCTCCCTCGCCAACCCACCAGATGGACCTGGTGCTGCTAACGGTTCGCCGCCGGCCGGTTCGAACTCGGGTTCGGTGTCAGGCGGTTCAGACGACCCCGATGGCAGGACCGGAACCAGCGCGACCGCAGGCGGCGCAGATCCCGGCGCGGGTGTCCTGAACGGCAACGGCCAAGGACCCCGACGCAAGCCTCCAAAGGACGGCTCATCGCAACACGCCCGCGAGCCATTCAGCCCCACCCCCACTGACGCGGCTACCGACCCCGCGACCACCACGGTTACATCCGGTGGTGCGGACAGCTCCCCAAAGCCACCAACAGAGGGGAGCACCCGCGGCACCCGCCGACGACAGCCAACCACGGTCGGTCGTCTACCCAAGGCACGAACCGGAGGCCGCCGCGGCCTAGCCAACGATGAACTGACAGGCGGTGACGCCGGCGGACGCCAACGACTCAAGTCACTCGACGGCCAACGTCATAGCGCGGAGAAGGTGACAACCGGGGTCCGAAGTGTGGGAACTGGAAGCGATCAACCACCGGGTCTGGCGTTCGGGTCGGCTGACCTTGGCAGTGAGGCCGGTGGGGGTGATCAATCGCCTGGAGTGGTGTATGCGACGGGAGCTGTTGCTGGCGGCCCCTATCCGAACTCGCGTCGCACACCAGGTGGACCACGGCGTCGGGGTGGAGCGCGAGGGACGAGGAGCAGACGGACTCGGCGGGGTCTTCGTCTGCGGTTGAGAGAGGCGATTGGCGGACGAGCCCCGGCGTACGGCGTACTGGCCGCGGCGGGTGCGGCCGCATTAGTAGTCCTGCTGCTCGGATTGATCACCGTCGGCGTACTGGGCGGAGGAGCCAGCACCGCAGCATCCACAGGATCTGCCGAGGCCCCGACGACGGACGCGTCGCAGAGTCCACCGCCTTCAAGCGCCGTCACACCGACGACCTCAAGTGCTCCAGCGCTTCCGTCGGCGGCAGTCTCGACCGCACCAGGAGCAGACTGGCCAACCCCCTGGCTGGACGTACTCAGAGCGCTCGACAGACAACGGTCCTCGGCATTCAATAGCGGCTCGGATACCGGCCTCGATTCGGTCTACGTCCGAGGAAGCGTGCCCTGGAAGGCGGACAAGAGTTTGCTCGCGACCTACCGGACCCAGCACCTACGAATCGAGAACCTGACGATAGAAATCCGAAGCCTCCTCATCGAGAGCGAGGAAACAGACCGCGCCGTCCTCCAGGTCGTCGACCGCCTCACCTCAGGCGCCGCCGTCGACCAGGCAGGCCGAAGAACAACCTTCCCACCCGGCAAACCAACCTCCCGCCGAATCACCCTCCAAACAACAACCCCCGGCACCTGGCGAATAACCCAAATCACCACCCTCTGA
- a CDS encoding dihydrolipoyl dehydrogenase, translating into MTNAADSTTTYDLLILGGGSGGYAAALRAAVLGMSVGLVEKDKLGGTCLHRGCIPTKALLHAAEVADSAREGEQFGVRTTLEGVDMGGVNKYKDGVVDRLFKGLQGQIKSRGITVIEGEGRLTSPTTVAVNGTTYTGKNVIIASGSYSRSLPGLEIDGNRVIASEHALTLDRVPESAVVLGGGVIGVEFASAWTSFGTKVTIIEALPRLVPAEDADCSKTLERAFRKRKINFKTGTSFESVDTHDNGVRVTVAGGEVIEAELLLVAVGRGPNTSGLGYDEVGVALDRGFVTVDEHLQTSVPGVYAVGDIVPGLQLAHRGFQQGIFVAEHIAGLNPAPIDEARHPPRHLLRARGRLRRADRGAGESEVRRGRDPELQPRRQRQEPDPEDPGLREAGPGQGRRRGRPAHGRLPGRRTDRRGAADLQLGGVPGRRRAAGARPPDPERGTRRGAPRAGRKAFALPRVSLPVLGQAGSL; encoded by the coding sequence GTGACGAACGCGGCAGACAGCACCACGACCTACGACCTGCTGATCCTCGGCGGAGGCAGTGGCGGGTACGCCGCCGCACTGCGGGCCGCAGTACTGGGGATGTCCGTGGGCCTGGTCGAGAAGGACAAGCTCGGCGGTACCTGTCTGCACCGCGGCTGCATCCCGACCAAGGCGCTGCTGCACGCGGCCGAGGTCGCCGATTCGGCCCGCGAGGGTGAGCAGTTCGGCGTACGGACGACCCTCGAGGGCGTCGACATGGGTGGCGTGAACAAGTACAAGGACGGCGTCGTCGACCGGCTCTTCAAGGGCCTGCAGGGACAGATCAAGTCTCGTGGCATCACCGTGATCGAGGGCGAGGGACGGCTCACGTCCCCGACGACGGTCGCGGTCAACGGCACGACGTACACCGGTAAGAACGTCATCATCGCGTCCGGCTCCTACTCGCGATCGCTGCCGGGGCTGGAGATCGACGGCAACCGGGTGATCGCCAGCGAGCACGCCCTGACGCTCGACCGGGTGCCGGAGTCCGCGGTCGTGCTCGGCGGCGGCGTGATCGGCGTCGAGTTCGCCAGCGCGTGGACCTCGTTCGGCACCAAGGTGACGATCATCGAGGCACTCCCCCGGCTGGTACCGGCCGAGGACGCCGACTGCAGCAAGACGCTGGAGCGGGCGTTCCGCAAGCGCAAGATCAACTTCAAGACCGGTACGTCGTTCGAGTCGGTCGACACCCACGACAACGGGGTCCGCGTCACCGTCGCCGGTGGCGAGGTGATCGAGGCCGAACTGCTCCTGGTCGCAGTCGGCCGCGGCCCGAACACCTCCGGACTCGGGTACGACGAGGTCGGGGTCGCGCTCGACCGTGGCTTCGTCACCGTCGACGAGCACCTGCAGACCAGCGTGCCCGGCGTGTACGCCGTCGGCGACATCGTCCCCGGCCTGCAACTCGCCCACCGCGGCTTCCAGCAGGGCATCTTCGTCGCCGAGCACATCGCCGGGCTGAACCCGGCCCCGATCGACGAGGCCCGGCATCCCCCGCGTCACCTACTCCGAGCCCGAGGTCGCCTCCGTCGGGCTGACCGAGGAGCAGGCGAAAGCGAAGTACGGCGAGGTCGAGATCCTGAACTACAACCTCGGCGGCAACGGCAAGAGCCAGATCCTGAAGACCCAGGGCTTCGTGAAGCTGGTCCGGGCCAAGGACGGCGCCGTGGTCGGCCTGCACATGGTCGGCTCCCGGGTCGGCGAACTGATCGGCGAGGCGCAGCTGATCTACAACTGGGAGGCGTTCCCGGCCGACGTCGCGCCGCTGGTGCACGCCCACCCGACCCAGAACGAGGCACTCGGCGAGGCGCACCTCGCGCTGGCCGGAAAGCCTTTGCACTTCCACGAGTAAGTTTGCCGGTGCTGGGACAGGCGGGGTCGTTGTGA